The stretch of DNA CAAAGATGAAGATGATCTTGGAGATAGATGAAGAGAACATTTGCTTTTGAACAGTTGATCCTTAAAATAGTACCTCATAAGCTGATATCGCCCATGAACacagctgtgggaaggctgtGAATATGGGAGGAACTTCACAATTGCGGATTTTCCTggcagctgctatttgtggaaatgaaaagccacaagagaactgtttcttgtagAGACATCTCCATGGCATGGGAaagaaactcctctccctacaagaactgatgaaagagtAGTAGTTGTACTATTGTACAAATTGTAGAGGTAGTAACTGATTGAAAATCCCAAGTTTTGTCTCTAcgttgtcagttgggaaagaaaagtcaggctgggggaggaaaagtattctgaaagttttcttctgattcttcttattattttaattctattaataaagttttctttataccttttaagttttgagcctgctttgccttcctcctaatccatatctcacaacaggaaataattctagtaggtgcactggtgattttagccagtgctaaacCCACTACATTATTTGGTGTGTTGGCCAGGAAGCTCAAATTGGCgaacctaaaccactacaccCATGTAGCAAAACCAGAGCAATAAATGCATGTTTTCTGAATGTTCTGAAGTCTGCAGGAACTTTCTTCAGCCCAACAAGAATCTGGGTATTTGCTTAGATGACACAGACAGGAGTGTTTGTACTGTCACTGTAAATTGCCTTGAGGAGGAAGCCTTGCTACTGTTCCATTTCCTTCTCTGAACTGAGTCTCCTCAATTTTCTGTGCTCATTGAGCATGGGAGCCCCACTTGTGACTGAGCATCAGAGTCATGTCCTTGTCCATGCTTGCAGTGCCTGCACACCACCTGTCAACCAGACATCAATGGGACATCACCAGAGCCATGGGAGTAACATCCTGCATCTTTCTATCCaactctttcctccttttcctttccttttctattGTCTCTCTTAGgggctttttgttgttgttgttgttgttactgttGCCTTGGGGCGAGGCGTAGCGACCCGGTCCGTAGGTGACACGATGGCTAAACTTACAGGCCTGTCGGGCAAATCACGCGCTAACACCAATGTGGTGGACGGTGAAGAGCGTTTATTTCCGGTGTGCAAGGTTTTATATCACTGAGATATGATGACGTAATCACCGTAATATTATGGGTAATAGAACATTGGAGAAAGAGGGGCCCTATCTTCATGTACATCGCGAGATCTTCCGATGGCTTTCCTTATCTGACCGCATCATCTCCCCCCTTCTCCATGAACAGAACTTTACAACTGAAAGACTTATGTAATTAACAACAAACCGTGAACTTGTTAGTAATGAACATCAAACGAAACCGTGGTGTGTTAGTATGAACTGTCATGCAAACTCAGGTTAACTGTCTTTgttctaaatataaaatgtctattttatttaaatgggTTTTTACAAACTGGGCTAACTTATTAAGAAGACAAGGACCGAAAATAAGTACAAACACAACAACGATAACTGGTCCTGCTAACGTGGAAATGAGGGTAATAATCCATGGGGATTGGCTGAACATTGAATTAAACCAGTTCTGTGAAGAACGTTGCCTGCTACGCTGCTTGAGTCTCTGTTGTAGCTCTGTCGAAACTCAGGATCGAACCAGGGACCTTTAGATTTTCAGTCTAAAGCTCTCCCAACTGAGCTATTTCGGCTTTTAAGCTGGCATGTTTTCTCCTCAAAATAAATGCTGTGTTAGTAATTGTAAAAACACTAAAACGTGGTTAAAAGTTAACGAACGAATGAGTTTCCAACGGAAACTTAACGGAATTGTTGGCATTTAACCAACATAATATTAACTGTGTCCAGGTGCATGGTCGGAACCCAACACTTTTCTATTGAAAAAGCATCCTTTAAAACTACTATTGCTGGAACACACTTGGAGACAAGAGCACTGAAGGCGTTACTGTCGTTGTGGCTGTAACAAACTGGAGGTGCAACCTGAAGAGGAGAGATTATCTTGCTGTTCAAGGCTGATGGTTTACCATGAGACTCTTTGAAGCTTTTTGGTGTTGCAAGTTGGCCAACCGAGGCAGAGATGTTTGGTGTTAAAGGAGTCTTAGGGAGAGACTGTTGTTGTGTTTGGTCATGCTGTGGGGTCAACCTGAGTTTCTGGAGAAGATCAACACTTGTATGAGATGCATTTGAGATAGTCCCTGTGTTTGCTGTAGTCAAGGGTGCTATGAGCTGGCTTTGGCCAGCCATTAGATTCTGTGGAGCGTGGTTCACTTCAGATGGCGGCTGATTGACCAGTGGGGGTATGGGCTTGGCAGCTTGCTGCATAACTTGCATTAGACTGTTGCTTTGTTTGAGGCCAGGAAGCATCTGAGCAGGGGCAGCTTCCATTGTCGAGGCTGAATTAAGAACAGGGCCTAAATGAACTGAATAGCTTGAAACGTTTTTCATATCAGGCTGGGAAACCGAAGCTGGAGGTGTTATCATAGGTGCTAAACAGTCCTGCTGATTGGCACTGGGTTTAACGCTCGGACTTTCAGATTTCCCCAGGGATTGTTGCATTACTGGTGACTGGtcaaaggaaaaaggcaaaagcaaactgtgctgctctctggcagATGCATCTGTCTGCAGTTTCTCCATTCTCTCTGGATTGGAATATGGAGCTGCAGGCTGTTCCTTTTGGACAGAAGTTCCAAACAGTTCTCCCAAAGTCAGATGCTTCTGCCTTGACTGAAATGGCTGCTCCTGCACTTGTAATGAAGGCCTCTGTTCTGAAGGCTCTGTGCTTTCTGGCTTTGGAGGATTTGAATTCTGTTGCATTCCAGAACTTGATATAATACTTAGATCACTAATCTGATTTTGTTCATATTCATCCTTGGCTTTACTAAGCATTTCTAGGATGTCAATGGGCCTGTTTTCATTGCAGCCATAGGTCCTGCTGGGACTTTTTCTGTCCTGAGAAACTTGCTGTGATCTCTGAGCTTCTTGTTCAACTACTTTAGCCATGAGTTTTGCTATTCGATGACAGTGTGATAAATATaacattggataaaaattcgtgaaagaaaataaagaattatatgttatatttgtaatactgtaaaaatataaaatgtaaaataacccAGAGATTTCTTCCTGAGTCGGGCAGTAATGATCGACAGCAACGCTtaccaacacaaaacaaaaggcagGACACAAGCCATCAAATCAGACAATGAGAGTGGCCCTGCACCCAAACTGGCCACTCCACCCCGGTAGGTGCAATCAGAAAACACTCGGAGCTATTCTGCATGTAAAAGGGACTCTGCTCTGTcgagatatccatctgctccGCACCCAAACTGAACACTTCACCCTGCAAACCCCGACTAAAGATGCAATCAGGCTAAACAATGAGAGGAgcccggccgagatacccatcggctcCGCACCGGACCTGGACACTTCACCCTGAGAGCCCAACCGAAGATACAATCAGGAAGCACTCAGAACCTTTCACATGCGAGAGGACTCTGCCCAACTGTCTATTGATTTAGTTCGccggttccaggaaatccattcaaccaaccatcaagacTCTTTGTTGAACGGTGACTGCTCGGAgtttggcctcagggcacaaaacccctataagaaccccggactgcagcacatacgtggatttgggaactcgGTACCTCTGGGTACAGATCCCTGTCCACgcagcgctgcgctgatctatttattgtggtttttctctctcgttgcaggtgcttaaattgttttataataaatcgctttttattgaccttattttgccattgcgTTTATAACAACAGTCATTCTTGTCATAAAACCAAATACTGTAAATTGACAAGCTGGCATTTCTTTTATACACAAATAAGGTCCCTTCTATGTCGGTTTTCTCCCACTCGTTGTCATTAGGGGTGAAGCTGTAGAGCGCGACCTGGCCGGTCACATCGGCGATGCCGGTGATGAAGGGGTAGTGCCACCATAAGGTCGCCAGGCTCATCTCCTGCCCCGCTCTGCCTGCCGCCTCCATCTTGCCATTAGACTCCCGATCGCGTATGTCCGCGCGCATTAGACACCCTTTGCTCCGCCCCTTGCTCGTGTCCCCGGCGCCATTTAGCGGCGTGTACGGCGGAGGCCTTTCCCCGACATCTCCAGGGCCCGCGGTGTCGGGCGCACCCCGTGGCTCCGCGGCATCGGTACGCCCCGGCGGCAAAGTGTGTTCCGCGGCCAAACCCACGTCAGGATCGGGCAGGCGGGATGGCGACTCGGGTCGCCCGTCATCATTAGATGGCCGTTAAAATCGGTGGGGCAATCAATAGACGTGGTCTGAGTGGCAGCTCCTACCCTCACCCACGGTGTAACCTTTAAACAGCTTTGAGCTGCCTTCCAAGTTTTCTGCTCGTGAAGCGCATTTTGCAGCGCTTGTGTAACTCTCGCCCAGCTTCTAAGGCACTTGCTGGACTTAATGCACAAGACGTCATTTGTGAGCGCCTCGGTACACCTGACCCAGCAATCTGGGTGTAATATATCTACTGGATCCTCAATGATACATAATTCTAGCAATCTGACAATCACGCATTCaaaattccttgattttttGCAGTCTACACCACTCTGCTTATGCAGCTGCGAATCTACCTTCCCGAGCGACTGCATCTTGGCGGTACAGGAGCGTCCTCCCCACTGAAGCCGGTCCTGCCGCTCCAGCCGTCCCCAGCGTCCGGCGAGACTCCCAAACTCCGGCCGCTCGTACCC from Poecile atricapillus isolate bPoeAtr1 chromosome Z, bPoeAtr1.hap1, whole genome shotgun sequence encodes:
- the LOC131573157 gene encoding LOW QUALITY PROTEIN: mRNA-decapping enzyme 1A-like (The sequence of the model RefSeq protein was modified relative to this genomic sequence to represent the inferred CDS: inserted 2 bases in 1 codon), producing the protein MEAAGRAGQEMSLATLWWHYPFITGIADVTGQVALYSFTPNDNEWEKTDIEGTLFVYKRNASLSIYSIWFYDKNDCHRIAKLMAKVVEQEAQRSQQVSQDRKSPSRTYGCNENRPIDILEMLSKAKDEYEQNQISDLSIISSSGMQQNSNPPKPESTEPSEQRPSLQVQEQPFQSRQKHLTLGELFGTSVQKEQPAAPYSNPERMEKLQTDASAREQHSLLLPFSFDQSPVMQQSLGKSESPSVKPSANQQDCLAPMITPPASVSQPDMKNVSSYSVHLGPVLNSASTMEAAPAQMLPGLKQSNSLMQVMQQAAKPIPPLVNQPPSEVNHAPQNLMAGQSQLIAPLTTANTGTISNASHTSVDLLQKLRLTPQHDQTQQQSLPKTPLTPNISASVGQLATPKSFKESHGKPSALNSKIISPLQVAPPVXVTATTTVTPSVLLSPSVFQQ